One window from the genome of Gemmatimonadota bacterium encodes:
- a CDS encoding iron ABC transporter permease — MPSTRFDLSDLTPGVLAVLGVLVLFFGLFLFYPILHVLLNAFYTDEQFSVEFFGLMLQSPVQQRALINSFELGIVTTALTTIIALPMAVALVRYDFIGKGLLGGLALVPMIMPPFVGAIGMKQMFARFGSINLFLLETGLIDAPIDWFGGGGFWGVVILEALHLYPIMYLNIAAALANVDPSLEESARNVGAGGFRLFRTVTFPLMLPGYFAGAIIVFIWAFTDLGTPLIFEFREVVAVQIFNMSTDVHANPLGYALVVFVVLVTLALFYLSKKFFGGRHYEMVARGHVASASKRATSLETVLIWGMLLSITGIALIPHLSVVLTSVTERWFMTVLPSDYTTAYYGQIFAHDLTLLSIRNSLWLSVMSTVIDIVLGVAIAYLLTRRRFPFRDALDAVAMLPLALPGLVLAFGYISGFSGTFLDVRVSPVPLLIIAYAVRRLPYMVRAAYAGFQQMSVTLEEASMNMGAGPLRTLWKITMPLVLANVAAGAILSFSFAMLEVSDSLILAIKEQYYPITKAIYSLMGRITDGPYMASAMGMLGMILLACSLLFTGKVLGRRMGQLFKV; from the coding sequence ATGCCCAGTACCCGATTCGATCTCTCGGACCTGACCCCCGGCGTCCTCGCCGTCCTGGGCGTGCTCGTCCTCTTCTTCGGCCTCTTCCTGTTCTACCCGATCCTGCACGTCCTGTTGAACGCCTTCTACACGGACGAACAGTTTTCCGTGGAGTTCTTCGGGCTGATGTTGCAGAGCCCCGTGCAGCAGCGGGCGTTGATCAACAGTTTCGAACTGGGCATCGTCACGACCGCCCTCACGACGATCATCGCCCTGCCCATGGCCGTCGCCCTCGTGCGGTACGATTTCATCGGGAAGGGCCTGCTGGGCGGACTCGCCCTCGTGCCCATGATCATGCCCCCTTTCGTGGGCGCCATCGGGATGAAGCAGATGTTCGCCCGGTTCGGTTCGATCAACCTGTTCCTCCTGGAAACGGGCCTCATCGACGCGCCTATCGACTGGTTCGGAGGCGGCGGATTCTGGGGCGTCGTGATCCTCGAGGCGCTGCACCTGTACCCCATCATGTACCTGAACATCGCCGCCGCGCTGGCCAACGTGGATCCCAGCCTGGAGGAGTCGGCCCGCAACGTAGGCGCGGGCGGCTTCCGCCTGTTCCGCACCGTTACGTTCCCCCTCATGCTGCCCGGATACTTCGCCGGCGCGATCATCGTGTTCATCTGGGCCTTTACGGATCTCGGCACGCCCCTGATCTTCGAATTCCGCGAGGTGGTGGCGGTCCAGATCTTCAACATGTCCACCGATGTCCATGCGAATCCCCTGGGCTACGCCTTGGTCGTCTTCGTCGTCCTGGTCACGCTCGCCCTGTTCTACCTCTCCAAGAAGTTCTTCGGCGGCCGCCACTACGAGATGGTCGCCCGCGGCCACGTGGCGTCGGCCTCGAAACGCGCGACTTCGCTCGAGACCGTCCTGATCTGGGGCATGCTCCTGTCCATTACGGGCATCGCGCTGATCCCCCACCTCAGTGTAGTCCTCACCTCCGTGACCGAACGCTGGTTCATGACCGTGCTCCCCTCCGACTACACCACCGCCTATTACGGGCAGATCTTCGCCCACGATCTGACCCTGCTCTCCATCCGAAACAGCCTGTGGCTGAGCGTGATGAGCACCGTCATCGATATCGTCCTCGGCGTCGCCATCGCCTACCTGCTGACCCGACGGCGCTTCCCGTTCCGGGACGCGCTGGACGCCGTGGCCATGTTGCCCCTGGCGCTGCCGGGCCTGGTACTCGCCTTCGGCTACATCTCCGGTTTTTCGGGAACCTTCCTGGACGTCCGCGTCTCCCCCGTGCCCCTGCTCATCATCGCCTATGCCGTGCGCCGCCTACCCTACATGGTCCGGGCGGCCTACGCCGGATTCCAGCAGATGAGTGTCACCCTGGAAGAGGCTTCCATGAACATGGGCGCCGGCCCTTTGAGAACGCTCTGGAAAATCACTATGCCCCTCGTGCTCGCCAACGTGGCGGCAGGCGCCATACTCTCCTTCTCCTTCGCCATGCTCGAAGTGAGCGACAGCCTGATCCTGGCCATCAAGGAACAGTACTATCCCATTACCAAGGCCATCTACAGCCTGATGGGGCGCATTACTGACGGACCCTACATGGCGAGCGCCATGGGCATGCTGGGCATGATCCTTCTGGCATGCAGTTTGCTATTTACTGGTAAAGTATTAGGCAGAAGAATGGGCCAACTGTTCAAGGTATAG
- a CDS encoding DUF502 domain-containing protein, giving the protein MDTVSQGSSDPGYGSEAHAMSTFRMDNLPRRQSRFSRIRQSLKRTMVSGLIALIPLIITIAVLSWLLTWLDSFAEPVIRGLLGLDTRIPGLGILLMLVVIYLAGFVASNVLGRKLITWFEDLMMRLPVARRVYHPVRKILDTFTMTGETRTWKTVVVEYPRRGAWMIAFIAGDIPSKEPGEDLVSVFVPNTPNPAAGRVVIVPRRDVVPVDLSVEEALEFVVSGGTAFSNVLTLPSLPSRDQTVSRQDHPESASRDGHPVSPSRGNRLAPASMRGRRVPLTRSDDPV; this is encoded by the coding sequence ATGGATACAGTCTCGCAGGGATCGTCGGATCCAGGTTACGGAAGTGAGGCGCATGCCATGTCCACCTTCAGAATGGATAACCTCCCGAGGCGTCAGTCCAGGTTTTCCAGAATACGTCAGAGTCTCAAGCGAACGATGGTGTCCGGGCTGATCGCGCTCATTCCGCTCATCATCACCATCGCCGTGCTGAGCTGGTTGCTGACCTGGCTGGACTCCTTCGCCGAACCGGTCATTCGCGGGTTGCTGGGACTGGACACCCGCATTCCCGGACTGGGTATCCTGCTCATGCTGGTCGTGATCTACCTGGCCGGTTTTGTGGCTTCGAACGTATTGGGGAGGAAGCTGATCACCTGGTTCGAAGACCTCATGATGCGGCTTCCCGTCGCGCGAAGGGTGTACCACCCGGTAAGGAAGATCCTGGACACCTTCACGATGACGGGAGAGACCAGGACCTGGAAGACCGTCGTGGTCGAATACCCTCGCCGCGGCGCGTGGATGATCGCCTTCATCGCGGGCGACATTCCGAGTAAGGAACCAGGTGAAGATCTGGTGAGCGTTTTCGTGCCCAATACGCCCAATCCCGCCGCGGGTCGCGTGGTCATCGTGCCGCGCCGGGACGTGGTACCCGTGGACCTGTCGGTCGAGGAAGCACTGGAATTCGTCGTTTCGGGCGGAACGGCCTTCAGCAACGTACTGACCCTGCCCTCGCTGCCGTCTCGCGATCAAACAGTGTCCCGCCAGGACCATCCGGAATCCGCATCACGGGATGGACATCCGGTCTCCCCATCCCGCGGCAACCGGCTGGCGCCCGCATCCATGCGTGGCCGGCGCGTACCCCTGACCCGGTCCGACGACCCGGTGTAG
- a CDS encoding TIGR00159 family protein, translated as MFDLVNLLDIFIIAALIYSLYMWLKGTRAYHILIGLGILGVLYSIANWSGLLLTSQILQYLLGVTLLLIIVVFQPEIRQLLERVSPLVIFRLQSSPISRRILKEITEACFELSEKRIGGLLVFPRATGISGVVQHGVKLDSLVSQELVVSIFHPSSPIHDGAIIVEKDRVVEAATYLPLSTREHLPPRYGTRHRAALGVSELGDTFCVVVSEESGEVSVASGGDISAMADREKLWQTLEKSLLPIEIPRSRPSMREAMKKIVALRQGYRFNRSNLTAKLASIGVACLLWFFLIGQQLSEIAITAALEFQNIPANIELIDVSTSEVNVRVRGPQGSISTQTADQVRVMVDLDDMEPGTHTMPLTDANVELPYGVVATSIDPRSLTIKSDRIVNRRIMIDYDLAGQLPEGLELARDVMVEPPSVPITGREMELDQIERIVTSPVIDLSQLTASQIFDCTLKVLPQNLTFSSFSIEGREVRVHIDLRPVGDGQSVSEETAGLDRVAASPQTSLSNRLNSP; from the coding sequence ATGTTTGATCTGGTCAACCTTCTGGACATTTTCATCATAGCGGCCCTGATCTACAGCCTCTACATGTGGCTGAAGGGGACCCGTGCGTACCATATCCTGATCGGCCTCGGCATTCTCGGCGTCCTCTACAGCATCGCGAACTGGAGCGGGCTGCTCCTGACCAGCCAGATCCTGCAATACCTGCTCGGCGTGACCCTCCTGTTGATTATCGTGGTTTTCCAGCCCGAAATCCGGCAGTTGCTGGAACGGGTCAGTCCCCTGGTCATTTTCAGGCTCCAGTCCAGTCCCATCTCCCGGCGCATTCTGAAGGAGATCACCGAGGCCTGTTTCGAACTGTCGGAGAAGCGCATCGGCGGCCTGCTGGTCTTCCCCCGGGCGACCGGGATCTCCGGTGTCGTGCAACACGGCGTAAAGCTCGACAGTCTCGTGAGCCAGGAACTGGTCGTCAGCATATTTCATCCGTCATCACCGATTCACGACGGCGCGATTATCGTTGAGAAGGACCGCGTGGTCGAAGCCGCCACCTATCTGCCCCTCTCGACCCGTGAGCACCTGCCGCCCCGGTACGGCACGCGCCACCGGGCGGCCCTGGGCGTATCGGAACTCGGCGATACGTTCTGCGTCGTGGTGTCCGAAGAGAGCGGCGAGGTATCCGTGGCGTCCGGCGGGGACATCTCGGCCATGGCGGACCGGGAGAAGCTCTGGCAGACGCTCGAAAAGTCACTGCTGCCCATCGAGATCCCCCGAAGCAGGCCGTCGATGCGGGAAGCGATGAAGAAGATCGTCGCCCTTCGGCAGGGATACCGGTTCAATCGCTCCAACCTTACCGCCAAACTGGCGTCCATCGGTGTAGCGTGCCTGCTCTGGTTCTTTCTGATCGGGCAGCAACTGTCCGAGATCGCCATAACCGCCGCGCTCGAATTCCAGAACATCCCGGCCAATATCGAGTTGATAGACGTTTCGACCAGCGAGGTAAACGTCCGCGTGCGGGGACCCCAGGGGAGTATATCGACGCAGACGGCGGACCAGGTCCGCGTTATGGTAGACCTGGACGATATGGAACCCGGGACGCACACCATGCCGCTCACGGACGCGAACGTGGAGTTGCCCTACGGCGTGGTAGCCACTTCGATCGATCCGAGAAGCCTGACCATAAAGTCCGACCGTATCGTAAACCGACGGATCATGATCGACTATGACCTGGCCGGACAGTTGCCTGAAGGGCTGGAGCTGGCGCGAGACGTCATGGTGGAGCCGCCCTCGGTGCCGATCACGGGCCGAGAAATGGAGCTCGACCAGATCGAACGGATTGTAACGTCGCCTGTGATCGACCTGTCCCAGCTCACCGCAAGCCAGATTTTCGACTGCACCTTGAAAGTCCTTCCGCAAAACCTGACGTTTTCCTCGTTCAGCATCGAAGGGCGCGAGGTCAGGGTCCATATCGACCTGCGGCCTGTCGGCGACGGCCAGTCGGTATCAGAAGAAACGGCCGGACTGGACCGGGTAGCGGCTTCCCCGCAGACCAGCCTGAGTAACCGGCTGAATTCACCTTGA
- a CDS encoding D-alanyl-D-alanine carboxypeptidase: MNSLNPIWPRVVWASCALLLSIASVSADTRPSDGHAPVDGPINAPVPVADGSAGPSGASAEMAGPAGPPAPPTEVDGPPAAPIRSSRWNTGVRVRARAALVVDMQSGEVVYQKNATSPFPVASITKLMTAVTYMGLNPDLEKQISITRQDVYRSNWTKLRFRERVSARDLLYATLVASDNAAARALARATGLTIEAFVEQMNETAASLGLANSRFTEPTGLDSGNTSTAVDCIALLWNALQDDLLAEILLAKEYRFGTNRRTHTIRTTNRLVREPVSESRWACVGSKTGYIRRAGYCLVLRAVGNDGDDLYAVILGGPTSRTRFTDMRRLLDWSVNTGRDAGPQAGVGG, translated from the coding sequence ATGAATAGCCTTAACCCGATCTGGCCGAGGGTGGTGTGGGCGAGTTGCGCCTTGCTGCTTTCGATCGCTTCCGTATCCGCGGACACAAGACCGTCCGATGGACATGCTCCGGTAGACGGTCCGATCAATGCGCCGGTCCCTGTCGCGGACGGATCAGCCGGGCCGTCCGGTGCGTCCGCCGAAATGGCCGGACCGGCCGGGCCACCCGCACCGCCCACCGAAGTGGACGGACCGCCTGCGGCGCCCATCAGGTCGAGCAGGTGGAACACGGGCGTCCGTGTGCGCGCCCGGGCCGCCCTCGTGGTCGACATGCAGTCGGGCGAGGTGGTCTACCAGAAGAACGCGACGTCGCCGTTCCCGGTAGCGAGCATCACGAAGCTGATGACGGCCGTGACCTACATGGGTTTGAATCCGGACCTGGAAAAGCAGATCAGCATCACCCGGCAGGACGTCTACCGGTCGAACTGGACGAAGCTGAGATTCAGGGAACGGGTCTCGGCCCGGGATCTGCTATACGCCACCCTGGTCGCTTCGGACAACGCGGCCGCCCGGGCGCTGGCCCGGGCGACGGGCCTGACGATCGAGGCGTTCGTGGAGCAGATGAACGAAACGGCGGCTTCACTCGGACTGGCGAACTCGCGATTTACCGAACCCACCGGATTGGATTCGGGGAATACGTCCACCGCGGTGGACTGCATAGCCCTTCTGTGGAATGCGCTGCAGGACGACCTGCTGGCGGAGATCCTCCTGGCGAAGGAGTACCGTTTCGGCACGAACCGGCGCACACATACCATCCGGACCACCAACCGGCTGGTCCGCGAACCGGTATCCGAAAGCCGGTGGGCGTGCGTAGGCAGCAAGACCGGATACATCCGTAGAGCCGGGTATTGTCTCGTGCTCAGGGCCGTCGGAAACGATGGCGACGACCTATATGCCGTCATACTCGGAGGTCCGACGAGCAGGACCCGGTTCACGGACATGCGGCGCCTGCTGGACTGGAGCGTGAATACCGGCCGCGACGCCGGACCGCAAGCCGGTGTGGGCGGCTGA
- a CDS encoding DUF4159 domain-containing protein, whose product MISLRRSVHTLLLCGFVLGWTGYEGRTAERENGRLTIARMKYDGGGDWYNDPEAIPNLARELQLRAGIETNPDQRVVTLTDDLLFSSPFLFMTGHGEVRWTEPEIRNLRTYLTRGGFLYADDDYGMDEAFRREMKRVFPDKDFVELPFDHPIYHIIYDFPAGPPKHHEHDGKPPKGFGLFHDGRLVVYYTYESNVSDGWADEKTHNDPPAKREAAFRMGINIVAYALYR is encoded by the coding sequence ATGATCTCCCTTCGCAGAAGCGTGCACACCCTCCTGCTGTGCGGATTCGTCCTCGGGTGGACGGGTTACGAAGGCCGGACGGCCGAGCGCGAAAACGGCAGGCTGACCATCGCGCGGATGAAGTACGACGGCGGTGGCGACTGGTACAACGACCCCGAGGCCATTCCCAACCTGGCCCGGGAGCTGCAGTTGCGTGCGGGCATTGAGACGAACCCGGATCAGCGTGTCGTCACCCTGACCGATGATCTCCTGTTCTCTTCCCCCTTCCTTTTCATGACCGGCCACGGCGAAGTCAGGTGGACCGAACCGGAAATCCGGAACCTCCGCACCTACCTGACGCGCGGCGGTTTTCTCTATGCCGATGACGACTACGGGATGGACGAGGCCTTTCGCAGGGAGATGAAACGGGTCTTTCCGGACAAGGACTTCGTCGAACTGCCCTTCGACCATCCGATCTACCACATCATCTACGACTTCCCGGCCGGTCCGCCCAAACATCATGAGCACGACGGCAAGCCGCCCAAGGGTTTCGGGCTCTTCCACGACGGACGGCTGGTGGTGTATTACACGTACGAAAGCAATGTCAGCGACGGCTGGGCCGATGAAAAGACCCACAACGATCCGCCGGCAAAACGCGAAGCCGCTTTCAGAATGGGCATCAACATCGTCGCATACGCGCTCTATCGTTGA